Part of the Bacillus cabrialesii genome is shown below.
GTTTTTACGATATCCAGCATCACTTCCAGAACTTCGCCGACCAGCTCCGGATCAAGCGCAGCCGTCGGCTCATCAAACAGCAGCACATCCGGATGAATGGCAAGCGCCCTCGCTATCCCGACTCTCTGTTTTTGCCCTCCCGATAACTGACTGGGATAAACAGTTAATTTGTCTTGAAGCCCGACCTTTATCAGTTCATTCTCTGCTACGGCGTATGCGTCTTGCTTTCTCATTTTCCTGGCGATCGTCAAGCCTTCCATGACATTTTCAATCACCGTTTTGTGAGCAAACAGATGATATTGCTGGAATACCATTGCCGTCTGTTTTCTGAGCCAGTGAATGTCTTTTTTGGACGGATAGCTGCAATTAATCACTTTGTCTTGTAGGGAAATGACCCCTTCGTCCGGCCGTTCCAATAAATTCAAGCAGCGTAAAAAGGTGGTTTTACCTGATCCGCTCGGCCCGATAATGGTCACAACTTCTCCCTTGCGTACAGTGAGATTTATCCCTTTTAATACATGGTGGATGCCAAACTGTTTATGGATATTTTTAATCTCAATCATCATGTGCCTCCTTGAAATTTGGCTATTCTTTTCTCGAAGATCCCGCTAACAGCTTCGATCATAAGAGTCAGAATCCAATAAATCATTGCAGCTCCGATAAAAGCCTCCAGAAAAGCGTAATTATC
Proteins encoded:
- the tcyN gene encoding sulfur-containing amino-acid ABC transporter ATP-binding protein TcyN gives rise to the protein MIEIKNIHKQFGIHHVLKGINLTVRKGEVVTIIGPSGSGKTTFLRCLNLLERPDEGVISLQDKVINCSYPSKKDIHWLRKQTAMVFQQYHLFAHKTVIENVMEGLTIARKMRKQDAYAVAENELIKVGLQDKLTVYPSQLSGGQKQRVGIARALAIHPDVLLFDEPTAALDPELVGEVLEVMLDIVKTGATMIVVTHEMEFAKRVSDQVVFMDEGVIVEQGTPEEVFRHTKKERTRQFLRRVSPEYLYEPKEFIKEPVI